The sequence ATGGGGTAAGACTCTACCATGTGGTCTTGGACCTCCTCCTTCGCCCGAAGAGATAAAATTCTGGGTTTTTTGGGAAAAAAGAAGGTTAATAAAGGGAGAAATAGAAATAAAAACGTATGGAAATTCCCCTAGCCACGGCTGACAGACTGATAAGGAAGGCGGGAGCAAAAAGGGTAAGTGAGGAGGCTGCCAAAGCCTTGGCGGAGGTTTTGGAGGAATACGCCCTTTCGGTGGCCTCCGAGGCCGTTAAGTTGGCTGAGCATGCGGGTAGGAGAACCGTGAGAGATGAGGATATCCGCCTGGCAAGCAGGCGCGCCTAGGTCCATCTCCTGGCTAGCCCCCTTTTCAATAATTCTTCTTGGACATCTATCCACTTCCCCTCCCGGCGGAGGTAAACATAGGCTAGGAGTCTTCCATAGGAGTCGCGGGCCCTCCTCCCCTTCCTGCAGTAAATCCTCTCACCCGGGGGACAGAGGGAATCCAAAAAGGCCTTGGCTAGGACTCCCCTACTTTCGTGAAGTTCGAAGGCGTCGATTCCAGCTAGCCTAAGTTTTTCCAGCCTTCCCACTTCCGGCCAACCATGGCTTTCCAAGATCCTGACTTCCATGGTGTCCCCGTCGATAGTTCTTATCACCTCGGCGGAGAAATGGAAGCGATTCTCTTCTGGGAACAAAAAGAGTGGCAGGAGAAGGAATAAGAACACCAATGGCCAAACCCTCATTTCCTCTTTCTGGGAGAGAAGGAATTGATAAGGGGAAAAGAGATTCGAGGAAGATTTCACGTTTGAAACCGGCAAACTGGAAAAAACTTTTTTATATTTTTCACTGTGAAAAAAGTGATGCGCAAAACTCCCTATTTCAAAGAAAAACTCGAGACCATAGAGGTAAAGAAGAAGAGTCTCTCCCAACTGCTCCAAGAAATGGCCAAAACAGGTTTTCAAGGGAGGAAATTGGGGGAAGCTGCGCTCCTGTGGGAAGAAATGTTGAAAGAGAAGGACCTGGCCATTTTCTTCGGATATACCGGTTCCATGAGCACCACTGGGATGTGGAAAATCGTATGCTGGCTCATAGAGAAAAGATTCATAGATGTTCTCGTTTCCACTGGAGCCAACATTTCCGAAGACCTCCTAGAGGCCATGGGCGGGACCTATTGGAGGGGAACGGATTTGGTAGACGATGCCGACCTTTTGAAGCATAAAATCGACAGGTTTTATGATGTTTATGTCGACGAATTGGAATACAGAAAAATGGAAGGGTTAATAGCGGAATTCATCGAAACGCTGGATGAAAACCACTCTTATTCTTCCAGAGAGTTCTTATGGGAGTTTGGCAAGTGGTTGAACAAAAAGGGAATAAATTGTATCGTTTCAACCGCCTACAGGAAAAAAGTTCCCATTTTTTGCCCAGCTATAGTGGACAGCGGTTATGGAATAGCATACCTCCAAGCAAAGAAGAAAATTTGCTTGGATCAGGGAAAAGACTTCGTCGAGCTCCTCGAGATAGGGGAGAAGCTGGGAAGAAGGGGGGTAATCTACATTGGAGGGGGAGTACCCAAGGATTTCGTCCAGCTCCTGGCAGTAGCCATCGATCTCATGAAGGGGGGAGAAAAACCTTACCCGCACGAGTATGCCATCCAGATTACCACCGATCAACCCGTCTGGGGGGGACTCAGTGGATGCACCCTTAGGGAGGCCATCAGCTGGGGTAAGATTTCTGCCAAAGGTAAATACGTGACTTGCTACTGTGACGCCACCATAGCCCTTCCACTTCTTTCCCACTACCTGAACGAGAGGATAGAAAGCAGGAAGAATTATCCGGACTTCTCTTGGCTCTTGAAGTAGATTTTTATCTTCCCTTAGGGAAATGAAAAAGATGCCAGAGAGGGAGGTAAAACTAACGGTAGCCGAAAATTCCCATCAACCAGATGTTGGGAGAGGACTCGCCCGTATCCCGGACCACGTGGCCGAGAGGCTTGGGATAAGCCCGGGAGATGTGGTGGAAATCCAAGGAACGAAGACCACTGGTGTAATTGCCATGAAAGGTTTTGCAGAAGACAGAGGGCTGGATATCATAAGGATAGACGGTATTATCAGGCACAATGCCGGGACTTCCATAGGAGAGAAGGTTCTGGTTAGGAAAGCGGAAGTGAAGGAGGCCAAAAAGGTTACCTTGGCCCCGGCCAGCCCAGGTATAAGAATTTCCGTTCCTGGGGAGGTGATGAGACGCAACCTGCTCGGAAGGCCCCTCACGAGGGGGGATCTCATCACCACGGCTTCCATGAGGAGAGGGTTCGGTGAACCCTTCATCGAACAGATTTTCGGTTCTTTCTTGGAGGAGACCCCTCTGGGTTTGGGAGAGATGAGGTTCATCGTGGTCTCCACCATTCCCCTAGGAATAGTTTTGGTGGTGGATTCCACCGAAATAGAAGTGCTTCCTGAAGCCGTAGCGGTTAAGGAAACCAGAGTACCTGCCGTGACTTATGAGGACATCGGTGGTTTGAAGGAAGAATTGAAGAGGGTGAGGGAGATGATCGAACTTCCCCTCAAACATCCTGAGCTTTTCGACAGGCTTGGCATAGAACCTCCCAAAGGAGTATTGCTCTACGGACCGCCTGGAACCGGAAAAACCCTCATAGCGAAGGCAGTGGCCAACGAATCGGGGGCCAATTTCATTTCCATCAATGGGCCCGAGGTCATGAGCAAATGGTATGGAGAATCGGAGGCACGTCTGAGGAAAATCTTTGAGGACGCGGAAAAGAATGCTCCCTCCATCGTGTTCATAGACGAGCTGGACGCCATAGCACCTAAGAGAGAAGAGGTGACGGGAGAAGTGGAGAGAAGGGTAGTGGCCACTCTGTGTACAGCTTTGGATGGTTTGAAGTCGAGGGGAAGGGTTATCGTAATAGGGGCCACTAACCGTCCCAATGCGCTGGATCCCGCCATAAGAAGGCCGGGAAGATTCGATAGGGAAATCGAGATAGGAGTACCGGACAGGGAAGGGAGGAAGGAAATCCTGCAAATACACACCAGGGGCATGCCTCTGGCCAAAGATGTGGATTTGGATCGTCTTGCGGATATTACCCATGGCTTTGTGGGCGCAGACCTAGAGGCCCTGTGCAAGGAGGCCGCCATGAGTGCCCTCAGGAGGATTCTTCCCAAAATCAACTTGGAGGAAAAGACCATTCCGCCAGAAATCCTAGAAGAGCTCCAGGTCACCAAAGAGGACTTCGAGAATGCCCTAAAGGTAGTGGAGCCTTCGGCCATGAGGGAAGTGATGTTGGAGGTTCCCAATGTTCATTGGTCTGACATAGGGGGTTTGGAGGAGGCCAAGAGGGAGCTGAGGGAAGCCGTGGAATGGCCCCTGAAGTATCCAGACGCTTTCAAGAGGATGGGGATCGAGCCCCCAAAGGGTATCCTGCTTTTCGGCCCTCCAGGGACAGGGAAGACCCTCCTTGCTAGGGCGGTAGCCACGGAGAGTGAGGCCAACTTCATTGCAGTGAAGGGACCAGAGCTCCTCTGTATCTCGGGTGAAACCCCCGTTCTAACGAGCTTCTGCGGACTCATGCCCGTGAAGGAACTCTATGAAAACCTGATGCCGTTCACTCAGTTGGAGTTCAGGAAAGAGGGGATGGAAAGCAGAAGGCTTACGGTTCCCGTGTATACCTTCGCCTTGGGTGATGGGGGCAAGATGGTAAAGACCAGGATACAGCGAATTTACAAGCTATATGTAAGGGAGGCCTACAGGCTGAAGTTCTCGAATGGGGTGGAAATGTGTGTTTCCGCCAACCAGCCCTTCTTGGTCCTGAGGGGGGATGGAGTAGAGTGGGTCAAAACCTCCTCCCTAAGGACAGGGGAGTATGTGGCTGTGCCGGCACGCACCGGAACCTTCGATATGGAAATCCCGATAGGACTTCCCAAGAACCGCTATCTCAAGCTCGTTTCCGAAGACGGGGAAGCCTACACGGTGAGGATTTTCAACACGAAGATCTCGACGCGCCTGCCTAAGCGGATGACCCCCGAGCTGGCGGAATTCCTGGGCTGGTTCGCGGCGGAGGGCTGCATCTCCAGGGAGGGGGTGACCCTGTGTGACTCGGACTCAGAAAAGAGGAAGAGGATAGTGGAGCTCTTCCAGCTCTTCGTTTCGAGGGAGAGGATCTCGGAAAGCAAGGACGGGATGAGGATTACCGTCTCTTCCACCCCCCTGATGCTCTATCTCCAAGACCTGTTTGGGATGTCCCTTTGCAAGAAGTCTCATTCTATTGGGGTTCCTCCGCTGATCTTCAAATCCTCCCCGAGGGTGATGGCAGGCTTCCTCCGGGGGCTTTACGAGGGAGATGGAAACATGGACGACAAGAAAATCGAGTACGGCACCATGAACAGAAAGCTTGCGGAGGGAGTATCTTACCTTCTCACGGCCCTGGGTATAAAGCACAGGTTCTGGAGGAGGAAGGACGGGATGTACCTCCTGACGGTCTCCGGGAGGCTGGAGATGCAAAAGTTCATGCGGGTGGTTTATGGGGAAACCCAGGCAGGGGAAATCAGGCACCTCTACAACGGCAGTCTTCCAGACCTTTCCGGTTTACTCAAGAGAACCAAGGAGACCCTTCACCTCCGGTACGGTAAGGAACTCCCCGAGGGACTCTTCAAGGGGGTGAGCGGGAGGATAAGGTTGCAGCGCGTGCTCGAGTACATAGAGGAATACGCCCCAGAGTTCAAGGCATCCACCCTTTACCAGACCCTCAGAATACTGGCTGGGGGAGACCTGAGCTGGGTGAGGGTGGAGGAGAAGAAACGTGCGAGCCCCAGGTGGATGTACGACCTAGAGACGGAACACTCCTCCTTCGTAGGTGGGAACCTGCCCATGCTCCTCCACAACTCGAAGTGGGTGGGAGAATCCGAAAAAGGTGTGAGGGAGGTCTTCAGGAGGGCCAAAACCGCAGCCCCCGCCATCATCTTCTTCGATGAGCTCGATGCCTTGGTACCGAGAAGGGGGTCGGGCTTCGGTGACGCCCATGTAACGGAGAGGGTGATAAGCCAGCTCTTAACGGAGATGGATGGATTGGAAAAGCTGGAAAATGTGGTGGTAATAGGGGCCACCAACCGTCCCGACTTAATAGATCCTGCTCTCCTACGTCCCGGAAGGTTCGATAGGTTGGTTTATGTGCCCCCGCCGGACGAAAAGGCTAGATTGGAAATCCTAAAGATTCACACCAGGAAGATGCCTTTGGCCAAGGATGTAGATCTAGAGCAACTGGCCAAGGAAACGGAGGGCTATTCCGGTTCTGACCTAGCGGCCCTCTGCAGGGAAGCTGCCATGCTTGCCCTCAGGGAAGATATCAACGCAAAAGAGGTGACCATGAAACACTTCCGTGAAACCATGAAAAAGATCAGACCCTCCATACTCCCGGAAATGGAGGAGGCCTATCGCTCCTTCCTCTCCCGCTCCAAGAGCGAGGTGAAGAAGGAGATCACACCCAGAATCTTCTATTGAGGAAGATGAGAACCTTCTTGGCCTTGGAAATAAACGAAGAGGTGCGAGAGAGGTTGGTGAAGTTCCAGCGAAAACTCTTGCAGGGATGGGCCTCTTTGAAGCTCGTGGAACCGGAGAACCTACACCTAACCCTGAAGTTTCTTGGGGAGGTGGAGGAGGGAAGACTGGGGGAAATAGAGGAAGCGGTGCGTAAGGGTTGCGCCGGCTCTTCCCCCTTTATCATGGAAGTGAAGGGAACGGGAGTTTTTCCCAATCCTCACTATGTAAGGGTAGTATGGGCGGGGGTGGGGGAGGGTTGGGAAAAGGTTTCGTCCCTTCAGAGGAATGTGGATAGGGAACTGGGAAGGTTGGGTTTTCCCAGGGAAACCGAGTTCGTTCCCCACCTTACGCTGGCGAGGGTGAAGAGTGTGAGGGATAGGGAAAGGTTCCTGAAGGTGGTGGAGGAAGGGAGAGGGGAGGAGTTCGGAAAAACGGAGGTAAGGGAAGTACATTTGAAGAAGAGCCTGCTGACCCCCAAAGGCCCCATTTATGAGGACCTTAGGGTTTTGCCCCTGAAGTAGTTTTTGAATGGTGGGCCCGCTGGGATTTGAACCCAGGACCTCCCGGTTATCAGCCGAGCGCTCTAACCATGCTAAGCTACGGGCCCCATCTTTCCTCTTCTTTTTCCCTTAAATTTTTCACCCAAGGATTCTCCTGAAGAGGTTTTCCACTTCCTCACGTGAGGGCATGGCTTCTTGAGCTCCCACCCTAGTGGTGGCCAAGGCACCTGCACAGTTGGCCCAAAGAACGGCCTCTTCCAGAGGTCTTTGGGAAGCCAGTGCCACCGCCAAGGCCCCGCAAAAAGCATCCCCAGCCCCAGTTGTATCCTTCACCGCCACCCTCACTCCCCTTATCCTCTTCCCCACCCTTTCCGTCTTCACATAAGCCCCCTTACTTCCCAGGGTGATAACAACCGTCTTTGGACCCTTTCTCAGGAGTCTCTCCGCTACTCCTTCTATACCTCCCTCCCCCACCGCCTGGCAGGCCTCTCTCTCGTTGGCCACGAGGACCCAAGTCCTCCATGCGGCTGGAGAAAGGGGCTTGAAAGGAGCGAGGTTCAGCATCGTTTTTGTTCCTTCCTCCTTTGCCATCTTCAAAGCCGCTTCTACCGTCCGTGAGGGAAGCTCGAGCTGGGTAAGGAGCAAATCTGCTCCCCTCACCACTCCCCTCGCCCTTTCCACATCCTCCTCACTACACTTTTCATCCGCCCCGGAATACACTCCTATCAAATTCTCGCCTTCCTCATCCACGAAGATGAAAGCCTTTCCCGAGGGTGTTTCGTCCCATCTCAGATAAGAAGTGTTTATTCCCTCCCTTTTCAGCGCCTCCACCATTTTTCTTCCATACTCATCCTTTCCCACCCTCCCCACCATCCAAACCTTTGCTCCCAGTCTGGCGGCGGCCACGGCCTGATTCGCCCCCTTTCCCCCCATTCCCACCCTGAGTTCCTTTCCCAACACCGTCTCCCCCCTCTCGGGCAACCTTTTCGTCTTTAGTAGAAAATCCACGTGGAGACTTCCAACCACCACTATCTTGGGGATCATTCCAACAACCTCTCCAGGAAAAACCTGAGAAAACCCTCCCCATCCACACCCTCGCAAATCCTTATTTCCCTACCTTTCCATTCCTCGCCGGGCAGGATGAAAGGTCTCCTATCCACCACTACTTGTCCCCTCGTGAGTTCCCCTTTGGTCTCCACCCTCACATGATATCTACCGATTTTGAAGAGTTCAGGTTTCAAAAGGGAAACCAGGGCCATGGGGTCATGGAGGGCCACCTTTCCAAACCTTTCCAAAAGGGGTTTCACGAGCTCAGCCGCCAATCTTGCCTCTTTCGTCCTGCCTTTCCTTAATTCTTCGTATTCTTCTTTCGAGAGCATGGCGGTAGGATCCATGGTTACATCCAGTCCCACCGCGAGCAAAGGTAGACCTGAATCCACGACCATCTCGGCCGCCTCCGGATCCACGTAAAAGTTATACTCAGCCACGGGGGTGATGTTCCCATGTCCATAAGGGGTGAGACCATACGCTCCCCCCATCACTATCACTCCTTCCACCTTTCCCATCGTCTCCGGATAATCCCTCAGAGCGGAGGCAAGGTTGGTAAGGGGACCTGTGCACACGAACACGATCCTACCGCCGCTCCTCTCAACCTCTTCCACCATCACCTCCACAGCATGTTTGGTCAAAGGATGGAGCTTAGGTTCGGGGAGAAAAAGACCACCCAATCCATCCTCTCCATGTATGTGTTTGGCCGTACAGAGCTCCCTGAAAAGGGGTTTGGAACATCCCATGGCTACCGGGGGGGTCTTCAAACCCAAGAATTCTAAGACCTTCAGGGCATTTTTAGCGGTCTTCTCCACCTCCACATTCCCCGCCACCGTGGTAATGGCCCTGATCTCCAATTCAGGAGAACGCAGGGCCAAGAGGAGGGCGAGGGCATCATCTATCCCCGGATCCATGTCCAAAAGGACCCTTCTCACTCCTATCCCCTACTTCTTGCCGCAATACCTGAGGAACTCTTCCCAAATTTCCTTTCTCTTTTCTTCCCCCAGCTGCTCGTAATCTTCTATCGTTAATCCGTACTTCTCCCTCAGAAACCTGGAGAATCTCACCCCCTGAAGAACTTGGTAGATGAGATGGCTCCTGTAACTCTCAGGTATGCCTGCCACTCGCTTCCCCTCCTTTGGATCCTTCTCCTTGCGCGGGAACTTTCTTTTTGATCCAAAAGAACCTAAAGGATGAAAAGGGATAGGCACCACGCACCCATGCTACCAAGCTCAAGCCCAGACATAGAAGGAGGGAAGAAAGGAGAAAAGGAGAGAGGGAGAGGAGGTCCACCCTAGCTAAGAAAAAACCTATGTATAGCTGGAGGAGGATACCCAGCCCAAAGCTCACCATCAGCCTAGAGGAGAGCTCCAACTGGTCTTTTTTGGGATAAACCACTAGACTCAATAGAAAGCCTGGAAGGAACAGGATCATAAAGCCAAACAGGCCGTAGAGGATGGCTCCTATCACATCCTTCCTCCCTCCGAGTTCCTTCTTAAGGTTTGGGGTTGAAAAAACGATGAGATGAGGAAGGATTTGGTGGTGGTGGGTGGTGGACCCTCGGGCTGTTTTCTGGCCCAGAGAGTGGCCCAAAGGGGTTTCGAGGTACTTTTGGTAGAGGAACACCCGCAGATAGGGAAGCCAGTCTCCTGTGCTGGGGTGGTAGGGGTGAAGGGGATGAAGGAAGTGGGGGTGAAAGCTGAGAAATTTGCACTCAACAAGGTTAGGAGGGGGTTGGTCTTCTCCCCCTCTGGAGAGGTCTTGGAGCTAGAGAGGGGAAGGACAGAGGCCCTCGTACTAGATCGGGAAGCCTTCGACAAACATTTGGCGGAGCTAGCCGTTGAGGAGGGGGTGGAGCTCCGGCTCCAAACGAGGTGTGTGGAGGTAAGAAACACGAAGAGACCTACCACCCTCCTAACGGGAAAGGGGGAGGGGGAAATCAAGACGAGAATGTTGGTAGGGGCCGACGGACCCACTTCGCTCGTGGCAAGGAAGAGCGGAATGATGGGAAGGAGGAGGTTCATCAGGTGCGTACAGGCTGAAGTGAAAACAGAGGTGGAACCCGATACGGTAGAGGTCTATCTG comes from Candidatus Hadarchaeales archaeon and encodes:
- the thpR gene encoding RNA 2',3'-cyclic phosphodiesterase, which gives rise to MRTFLALEINEEVRERLVKFQRKLLQGWASLKLVEPENLHLTLKFLGEVEEGRLGEIEEAVRKGCAGSSPFIMEVKGTGVFPNPHYVRVVWAGVGEGWEKVSSLQRNVDRELGRLGFPRETEFVPHLTLARVKSVRDRERFLKVVEEGRGEEFGKTEVREVHLKKSLLTPKGPIYEDLRVLPLK
- a CDS encoding thermonuclease family protein, whose product is MFPEENRFHFSAEVIRTIDGDTMEVRILESHGWPEVGRLEKLRLAGIDAFELHESRGVLAKAFLDSLCPPGERIYCRKGRRARDSYGRLLAYVYLRREGKWIDVQEELLKRGLARRWT
- a CDS encoding DUF1616 domain-containing protein — translated: MIGAILYGLFGFMILFLPGFLLSLVVYPKKDQLELSSRLMVSFGLGILLQLYIGFFLARVDLLSLSPFLLSSLLLCLGLSLVAWVRGAYPFSSFRFFWIKKKVPAQGEGSKGGEASGRHT
- the rbsK gene encoding ribokinase — protein: MIPKIVVVGSLHVDFLLKTKRLPERGETVLGKELRVGMGGKGANQAVAAARLGAKVWMVGRVGKDEYGRKMVEALKREGINTSYLRWDETPSGKAFIFVDEEGENLIGVYSGADEKCSEEDVERARGVVRGADLLLTQLELPSRTVEAALKMAKEEGTKTMLNLAPFKPLSPAAWRTWVLVANEREACQAVGEGGIEGVAERLLRKGPKTVVITLGSKGAYVKTERVGKRIRGVRVAVKDTTGAGDAFCGALAVALASQRPLEEAVLWANCAGALATTRVGAQEAMPSREEVENLFRRILG
- a CDS encoding CDC48 family AAA ATPase translates to MPEREVKLTVAENSHQPDVGRGLARIPDHVAERLGISPGDVVEIQGTKTTGVIAMKGFAEDRGLDIIRIDGIIRHNAGTSIGEKVLVRKAEVKEAKKVTLAPASPGIRISVPGEVMRRNLLGRPLTRGDLITTASMRRGFGEPFIEQIFGSFLEETPLGLGEMRFIVVSTIPLGIVLVVDSTEIEVLPEAVAVKETRVPAVTYEDIGGLKEELKRVREMIELPLKHPELFDRLGIEPPKGVLLYGPPGTGKTLIAKAVANESGANFISINGPEVMSKWYGESEARLRKIFEDAEKNAPSIVFIDELDAIAPKREEVTGEVERRVVATLCTALDGLKSRGRVIVIGATNRPNALDPAIRRPGRFDREIEIGVPDREGRKEILQIHTRGMPLAKDVDLDRLADITHGFVGADLEALCKEAAMSALRRILPKINLEEKTIPPEILEELQVTKEDFENALKVVEPSAMREVMLEVPNVHWSDIGGLEEAKRELREAVEWPLKYPDAFKRMGIEPPKGILLFGPPGTGKTLLARAVATESEANFIAVKGPELLCISGETPVLTSFCGLMPVKELYENLMPFTQLEFRKEGMESRRLTVPVYTFALGDGGKMVKTRIQRIYKLYVREAYRLKFSNGVEMCVSANQPFLVLRGDGVEWVKTSSLRTGEYVAVPARTGTFDMEIPIGLPKNRYLKLVSEDGEAYTVRIFNTKISTRLPKRMTPELAEFLGWFAAEGCISREGVTLCDSDSEKRKRIVELFQLFVSRERISESKDGMRITVSSTPLMLYLQDLFGMSLCKKSHSIGVPPLIFKSSPRVMAGFLRGLYEGDGNMDDKKIEYGTMNRKLAEGVSYLLTALGIKHRFWRRKDGMYLLTVSGRLEMQKFMRVVYGETQAGEIRHLYNGSLPDLSGLLKRTKETLHLRYGKELPEGLFKGVSGRIRLQRVLEYIEEYAPEFKASTLYQTLRILAGGDLSWVRVEEKKRASPRWMYDLETEHSSFVGGNLPMLLHNSKWVGESEKGVREVFRRAKTAAPAIIFFDELDALVPRRGSGFGDAHVTERVISQLLTEMDGLEKLENVVVIGATNRPDLIDPALLRPGRFDRLVYVPPPDEKARLEILKIHTRKMPLAKDVDLEQLAKETEGYSGSDLAALCREAAMLALREDINAKEVTMKHFRETMKKIRPSILPEMEEAYRSFLSRSKSEVKKEITPRIFY
- a CDS encoding nucleoside hydrolase, with translation MRRVLLDMDPGIDDALALLLALRSPELEIRAITTVAGNVEVEKTAKNALKVLEFLGLKTPPVAMGCSKPLFRELCTAKHIHGEDGLGGLFLPEPKLHPLTKHAVEVMVEEVERSGGRIVFVCTGPLTNLASALRDYPETMGKVEGVIVMGGAYGLTPYGHGNITPVAEYNFYVDPEAAEMVVDSGLPLLAVGLDVTMDPTAMLSKEEYEELRKGRTKEARLAAELVKPLLERFGKVALHDPMALVSLLKPELFKIGRYHVRVETKGELTRGQVVVDRRPFILPGEEWKGREIRICEGVDGEGFLRFFLERLLE
- a CDS encoding deoxyhypusine synthase, whose protein sequence is MRKTPYFKEKLETIEVKKKSLSQLLQEMAKTGFQGRKLGEAALLWEEMLKEKDLAIFFGYTGSMSTTGMWKIVCWLIEKRFIDVLVSTGANISEDLLEAMGGTYWRGTDLVDDADLLKHKIDRFYDVYVDELEYRKMEGLIAEFIETLDENHSYSSREFLWEFGKWLNKKGINCIVSTAYRKKVPIFCPAIVDSGYGIAYLQAKKKICLDQGKDFVELLEIGEKLGRRGVIYIGGGVPKDFVQLLAVAIDLMKGGEKPYPHEYAIQITTDQPVWGGLSGCTLREAISWGKISAKGKYVTCYCDATIALPLLSHYLNERIESRKNYPDFSWLLK
- a CDS encoding NFYB/HAP3 family transcription factor subunit; the encoded protein is MEIPLATADRLIRKAGAKRVSEEAAKALAEVLEEYALSVASEAVKLAEHAGRRTVRDEDIRLASRRA